In Vibrio lentus, a single genomic region encodes these proteins:
- the ushA gene encoding bifunctional UDP-sugar hydrolase/5'-nucleotidase UshA, with the protein MNFTKSLLVLSIGVAMVGCGSDNDTTVTCDTAASCTKFTVLHTNDNHGRFWENSKGEYGMAARKTLIDSIRAEVTQNGGETILLSGGDINTGVPESDMQDAVPDFVGMNLLGYDAMALGNHEFDNTLDVLEMQSELADFPMLAANIYIKDGDTVTDERLFSPYKVFTINGLKVAVIGLTTKDTAKLVNPDNVATIHFADPQVEIKKAIKEIEANETVDLIFATTHMGHYADGQHGSEAPGDVLLARSLEEGQLDAIIGGHSQNPVCMEGNEYADFNPGDDCKPDQQNGTYIMQAHEWGKYVGRADFEFYDGKLHLAKYDLVPVNLKEKDENGDYQFIQSEIKPDAAVKATLYPYQQQGQDLLDVIISKTDEKLEGDRNVVRSEQTNLGHLLGEAYRTYDLVNADFGVMNSGGVRDSIQTGDIAYRDVLTVQPFGNFVTKATMTGAEVKAYLDVVATMTAGSGAYAQLDNISLTVDCDLNDVTIRDINGKGFDLADTYTFSVISFSAAGGDDYPVIDVESTQMTDASVLREFFVKNPDVTAANYAPVDGDLIYRSNGVDVKGCPAN; encoded by the coding sequence ATGAATTTTACTAAGTCTTTACTGGTGCTCTCTATCGGCGTAGCGATGGTTGGCTGTGGCTCGGACAATGATACGACAGTGACATGTGATACAGCTGCTTCTTGTACCAAGTTTACTGTGTTACATACCAACGATAATCACGGTCGTTTTTGGGAGAACAGCAAGGGTGAGTACGGAATGGCGGCTCGCAAGACTTTGATCGATAGCATTCGTGCAGAAGTCACCCAAAACGGTGGTGAAACTATTCTATTGTCTGGTGGTGATATTAACACCGGTGTACCTGAGTCTGACATGCAGGATGCGGTTCCCGATTTTGTTGGTATGAACCTTCTTGGTTACGACGCGATGGCATTAGGTAACCATGAATTCGACAACACCTTAGATGTGCTTGAGATGCAATCTGAGCTAGCTGACTTCCCGATGCTAGCGGCGAATATTTATATCAAAGATGGAGACACAGTTACTGATGAACGCCTTTTCTCTCCATATAAAGTATTCACCATCAATGGCTTAAAAGTTGCTGTTATTGGCCTGACAACCAAAGATACGGCGAAATTAGTTAACCCTGACAATGTCGCGACGATTCACTTTGCCGACCCGCAAGTCGAAATCAAAAAAGCCATAAAAGAAATTGAAGCGAATGAAACTGTTGATTTGATTTTTGCTACGACTCATATGGGGCACTATGCAGATGGTCAGCATGGTAGTGAAGCGCCTGGCGATGTGTTGCTTGCTCGCTCTCTAGAAGAGGGGCAGTTAGATGCCATTATTGGCGGGCACTCTCAAAATCCAGTTTGTATGGAAGGCAATGAATACGCTGATTTCAATCCTGGAGATGATTGTAAACCGGATCAGCAAAATGGTACCTATATCATGCAAGCTCACGAGTGGGGTAAGTATGTAGGTCGAGCTGACTTTGAATTTTATGATGGTAAATTGCATTTAGCGAAATACGATCTCGTTCCTGTAAACTTAAAAGAGAAGGATGAAAATGGTGATTATCAGTTTATCCAATCTGAAATTAAGCCTGATGCAGCTGTAAAAGCTACTCTCTATCCATACCAACAACAAGGCCAAGATCTACTAGATGTCATCATCTCAAAGACAGATGAAAAACTGGAAGGTGATCGTAATGTGGTTAGATCTGAGCAAACCAACCTTGGTCACTTATTAGGGGAAGCATATCGTACTTATGACTTAGTGAATGCTGACTTTGGTGTGATGAATTCCGGTGGTGTTCGTGACTCAATCCAAACGGGTGATATCGCTTATCGTGATGTGCTGACGGTTCAACCTTTCGGGAACTTCGTAACCAAAGCAACAATGACAGGGGCAGAAGTAAAAGCGTATTTAGATGTTGTTGCGACTATGACAGCAGGCTCCGGCGCTTATGCTCAATTGGACAATATTAGCTTAACCGTCGATTGTGACTTGAATGACGTGACCATTCGAGACATCAATGGCAAAGGCTTTGATTTAGCAGATACTTACACATTTTCTGTTATCAGCTTCAGTGCCGCTGGTGGCGATGACTACCCTGTAATTGATGTTGAATCTACTCAAATGACAGATGCATCTGTACTACGTGAGTTTTTTGTAAAGAACCCGGATGTAACCGCTGCAAATTATGCTCCGGTGGATGGTGATCTAATCTATAGGAGTAATGGAGTAGACGTGAAAGGCTGTCCAGCGAACTAA
- a CDS encoding DUF3332 domain-containing protein — protein sequence MKTTITKAVAVAAIVMSLAGCVGSNAVTGKLMKFNVEVVDNRYARAGVNFLLAPVYALTTAADYIVFNSIEFWAGKNPLTGAPHIFDSKVDTMIDVNDSLDDSLKEAPLGFNNRQIEWGEMQQIDENTIQMDITYNDGQKAVLTGVRDGDKVSYYMDGTLVSETSIQALEQLAAEKA from the coding sequence ATGAAAACAACAATCACAAAAGCAGTTGCAGTGGCAGCGATTGTCATGTCATTAGCTGGGTGTGTCGGTAGTAACGCCGTTACTGGGAAATTAATGAAGTTCAACGTCGAGGTTGTAGATAACCGTTACGCTCGTGCCGGGGTCAACTTCTTGCTTGCGCCAGTTTACGCGCTAACAACAGCAGCCGATTACATTGTATTTAACTCAATCGAATTCTGGGCGGGTAAAAACCCACTCACAGGCGCACCTCACATCTTTGATAGTAAAGTCGACACCATGATCGATGTGAACGACAGCCTAGACGATTCACTAAAAGAAGCGCCACTTGGTTTCAACAATCGTCAGATTGAATGGGGTGAAATGCAACAGATCGATGAGAACACCATTCAAATGGACATCACCTATAACGATGGCCAGAAAGCCGTTCTGACGGGGGTTCGTGATGGCGATAAAGTCAGCTATTACATGGATGGTACGTTAGTTTCAGAAACCTCTATTCAGGCTCTCGAACAGCTAGCCGCAGAAAAAGCATAA
- the dapD gene encoding 2,3,4,5-tetrahydropyridine-2,6-dicarboxylate N-succinyltransferase encodes MAYFSLAFGTATKNRDNKIIEAFYPNPLLNPSDALVAAVAEVAGYTEGNQAIEISAAQSAELAKAFAANDDAANASFAEKAAASEQPLVLVVLAADEKPASVAEGFLKLQLISNRLVQPHGTVLDGIFGLLHNIAWTNEGPIDLPELAERQIEARLAGRALSVDCVDKFPKMVDYVVPTGIRIADTSRVRLGAHVGEGTTVMHEGFINFNAGTTGVSMVEGRISAGVVVGNGSDIGGGASIMGTLSGGGTMVISIGENCLLGANAGLGFPMGDRCTVESGLYVTAGTKVRMLDKEGNEVEIIKARDLAGVSDLLFRRNSITGQIECLANKSAVELNSELHSNN; translated from the coding sequence ATGGCTTACTTTTCACTAGCCTTCGGTACGGCAACCAAAAACCGCGACAATAAAATCATTGAAGCGTTCTACCCTAACCCACTTCTAAACCCAAGCGATGCTCTTGTAGCTGCTGTGGCTGAAGTTGCAGGTTACACTGAAGGCAACCAAGCTATCGAAATCTCTGCTGCACAAAGCGCAGAACTAGCGAAAGCATTCGCAGCAAACGACGATGCAGCAAACGCATCTTTCGCAGAAAAAGCAGCTGCATCTGAGCAGCCACTTGTTCTTGTTGTTCTTGCGGCTGACGAGAAGCCAGCATCAGTTGCTGAAGGCTTCCTAAAACTACAACTTATCTCTAACCGCCTAGTTCAGCCACACGGCACGGTACTGGACGGCATCTTCGGTCTACTGCACAACATCGCATGGACAAACGAAGGCCCAATCGATCTTCCAGAGCTAGCTGAGCGTCAAATCGAAGCTCGCCTTGCTGGTCGCGCTCTGTCTGTAGATTGCGTAGACAAGTTCCCTAAAATGGTAGATTACGTGGTACCAACAGGTATTCGTATTGCTGATACTTCTCGTGTTCGTCTTGGCGCACACGTAGGCGAAGGCACAACAGTAATGCATGAAGGTTTCATCAACTTCAATGCGGGTACTACTGGCGTAAGCATGGTTGAAGGTCGTATCTCTGCGGGTGTTGTAGTGGGTAACGGTTCTGACATCGGCGGCGGCGCTTCTATCATGGGTACTCTGTCTGGTGGCGGTACTATGGTTATCTCTATCGGCGAAAACTGCCTACTAGGCGCAAACGCTGGTCTTGGTTTCCCAATGGGCGACCGTTGTACGGTTGAGTCAGGTCTTTACGTGACTGCGGGTACTAAGGTTCGCATGTTAGATAAAGAAGGCAACGAAGTAGAAATCATTAAAGCTCGTGACCTAGCTGGTGTTTCTGATCTTCTATTCCGTCGCAACTCGATCACTGGTCAAATTGAGTGCCTAGCGAACAAGTCTGCTGTTGAACTGAACAGCGAGCTACACAGCAACAACTAA
- a CDS encoding MarC family protein — MKELIIHTITVFMGFFAIMNPIANTPIFLGLTGDNDRETVKSIAFRSVLIAFVIVSTFAISGKLIFDLFGITLYALRITGGILVFLIGFHMLQGDSTHSKAKEKVNSDAQRDAALSIAVSPLAMPILAGPGTIATAMNFASTEGIYETIITIVAFGLLCTLTYVLFVFGERFVKAVGPSALNVITRMMGLILAVIGMQMLIEGIEQAYKALFV, encoded by the coding sequence ATGAAAGAGCTCATCATTCATACCATTACCGTGTTCATGGGCTTTTTTGCCATTATGAACCCTATCGCTAATACGCCAATCTTTCTTGGATTAACCGGTGATAATGATAGGGAAACGGTTAAATCTATCGCATTCCGATCGGTACTTATCGCCTTCGTTATCGTCAGTACTTTTGCGATTTCTGGCAAACTGATCTTTGACCTCTTTGGTATCACGCTGTACGCACTGCGTATCACAGGCGGTATTCTGGTCTTTTTGATTGGCTTTCACATGCTGCAAGGTGACTCAACACATTCAAAAGCAAAAGAGAAAGTAAACTCAGACGCCCAGCGAGACGCAGCGCTAAGTATCGCAGTATCACCTTTAGCCATGCCAATACTGGCTGGCCCGGGCACTATTGCCACTGCGATGAACTTTGCCAGTACCGAGGGGATTTACGAGACCATCATTACCATTGTGGCATTTGGCCTCCTCTGCACCCTAACCTATGTCTTATTTGTATTCGGCGAACGCTTCGTTAAAGCGGTCGGGCCAAGTGCATTGAACGTGATTACTCGAATGATGGGTTTAATACTCGCAGTCATCGGTATGCAGATGCTGATTGAAGGGATTGAACAGGCTTATAAAGCGCTGTTTGTTTAA